Sequence from the Methanosarcina siciliae T4/M genome:
AGAGCTTCTTCATACTGTGAGGCATGGATATCGTTTTCCTGCCCGAGCTCTTTCCAGGCAGTTTCCATGGTCTGAGGGAGCACGGGTTCAAAGATTAGGCTCAGGGCTTTTGCCAGGTGAAGACAGTTATAGATAACCTGTCCGCATGCATTTCTGTCTTCTTTTATTAGTTTCCAGGGCTCATGAGACTGGAAGTAAGTGTTCCCAAAAGAAGCAAGGGTCATGGCAGAATCAACGGCTTTCTTAAACTCGTACTCAGCCATTGCCTCTTTCACCTCTTTCAGGGCTCCTTCAATTTCTGCGCTTACTTCAGGTTCGAGGTTCCCTTCGGGAACTTCTCCATAGTTCTTGAAAGCAAAGAGCATGGTCCTGTACAGGAAGTTGCCGAGCACGGCCACCAGTTCGGCGTTGATCTTTTCCTGAAGTACGCGCCAGGAGAAGTTCAGTTCCTTGGTATGGGAGGTATAGCTTGCAAGGTAATATCTGAGGAGGTCGGGATGGAACCCGTGGTCAAGATAATCTTCCCCGACCCAGACCACATAACCCCGGGTCTTGGAAAACTTTTTGTCTTCTATTTTAACCATACCTGAGGCTACTACAGCCGTAGGCACGGAATAATCCGCCCCGTTAAGCATGGCAGGCCAGAAAATACAGTGGTGGTAGGTAATGTCCCCCCCGATAAAGTGGACGATTTCCCCGTCTCCTTTCCAGAACTTTTCCCAGGAGTCGCCTGCCTGTGCAGCCCATTCCTCGGTAAAAGCGATGTATCCTATGGGAGCGTCCACCCAGACGTAAACCACAAGGTCTTCATGCCCCGGAAATTTAACTCCCCATTCAAGGTTCCTTGTGATGCACCAGTCCGTAAGTCCCTGCTTTACCCAGCCAAGTGCGTAATTTATGGCATTTGTGGTTCCCCCCAGATCGTTTGAAAGGTAATCCATCAGGTAGTCACTGAACTCGGAAAGTTTGAAAAAGAAGTGTTCCTGATGCCGGTACTCTGCAGGGCCTCCGCAGATAGTACATACAGGGTTCTGAAGTTCTCCGGGCTCAAGGTGTTTTCCGCAGCCCTGGTCGCATTCATCTCCCCTGGCGGTTTCGCCACAGTAAGGGCAAGCTCCTTCCACATAGCGGTCGGGAAGGAAGCGGTTACATGCAGGGCAGTAGGCTATTTCTATAATTTTCGGATATACATAGCCCTTTTCAATCAACCTGTTTACAATATCCAGGGTACGATTATGGTTTTCAGGATCGTCGGTTGTCCCGAAAGCATCAAAGTAAACTCCGAGCTGCTTGAAAGTTTCGTCAAAGTGTTCATGGTAGATCTCTACAAGTTCTTTAGGGGTGATCCCCAGCTCCTCGGCGTTCACGACTATCGGGGTACCATGGGTATCCGAGCCGCAGACAAAGGTAACATCCCTCCCCTCCTTCCGCAGGGAACGGGCAAAAATATCGGCGGGCACATAGGTTCGGAGATGCCCTATATGGGCCTTACCGTTGGCATAAGGCAGGCCGCAGGTTACAAGTACGGGTTTACTGGATGAGTCTGACATTCTTATCTCCATAGATTTTGATGAGTGTATCCCTTCTGGACGACTGCAATTC
This genomic interval carries:
- the metG gene encoding methionine--tRNA ligase — its product is MSDSSSKPVLVTCGLPYANGKAHIGHLRTYVPADIFARSLRKEGRDVTFVCGSDTHGTPIVVNAEELGITPKELVEIYHEHFDETFKQLGVYFDAFGTTDDPENHNRTLDIVNRLIEKGYVYPKIIEIAYCPACNRFLPDRYVEGACPYCGETARGDECDQGCGKHLEPGELQNPVCTICGGPAEYRHQEHFFFKLSEFSDYLMDYLSNDLGGTTNAINYALGWVKQGLTDWCITRNLEWGVKFPGHEDLVVYVWVDAPIGYIAFTEEWAAQAGDSWEKFWKGDGEIVHFIGGDITYHHCIFWPAMLNGADYSVPTAVVASGMVKIEDKKFSKTRGYVVWVGEDYLDHGFHPDLLRYYLASYTSHTKELNFSWRVLQEKINAELVAVLGNFLYRTMLFAFKNYGEVPEGNLEPEVSAEIEGALKEVKEAMAEYEFKKAVDSAMTLASFGNTYFQSHEPWKLIKEDRNACGQVIYNCLHLAKALSLIFEPVLPQTMETAWKELGQENDIHASQYEEALVPLKAGTKLAKPEILFTKLEDDRIGEMEEIANQRVKAANEKKNAAKGGEKKPSKSEGMGPFEEPKAAKKAGEVAKTEEKVQIETLPQIEYEDFAKLDIRVGKVLFVEPVKKSKKLLRVEVDIGDEKPRQLVAGMASYYTPEELVGKYVVVLANLKPVKLCGVESNGMMLAADDGGAIVAALMPDKEIKPGSRIR